GCCGTCGGTGGTGCGGAACACCGTATGCAGCACGGCCAGGAAGCCGCGACCCTCGTGCGTGAACGCAATCGAGACCGGCATCGCGTTCAGGTGCGAACTCCAGCCGCTCTGCAGCGTATCCACGTCGTAGAGAACCTGCAGAAACTCCCACGATTCGTCGAGACTGCCCGACTGCGGAACGTGAAACGAGGGCAGAACGTCGAGCCGCGGCGGCGGGAATTCCTGCGATACCACATCACCCCTGCCGATCGTGCGCGCCATGCTTCCCGACGCGCAGAGCAGCACCGCGAGTACCGCTGCGATCAACGGCGTTCGACGGGTTATGCGTCTTGTATGTTTCACGCGCGCCTCCAACTCAGGCTTTCTTGATCTCCGCCGACGTGAGGATCGGGTTCTTCAGACAGTACGCGCCGGGGCAGGTTTCCATCGCTTCGGCCACGGCTTCGTCCATCTCGCGCTGCGTGGCCGCGCCGCTGTATTCGAGCGAAATCGTCACGCCTTCCACGAGCGGAGCTTCGCCCAGTCCGAGCGGTTTCAGAAGATTTAACTTGTTCTGCACCGACACCTTCAGCGAGTCCACCTTCAGATTGCGCTGGGCGATGATGAGCATCATCGTTCCGGCGAAGCATGAAGCCGTTCCGTAGAGA
This sequence is a window from bacterium. Protein-coding genes within it:
- a CDS encoding OsmC family protein, with amino-acid sequence MKVNLSAIMNFAGEVQSDKNLARKTKTVSGTCNFADGQPHFEAVLEFPKGKATLPSDQPPFMGGGGLAPDPILYCLYGTASCFAGTMMLIIAQRNLKVDSLKVSVQNKLNLLKPLGLGEAPLVEGVTISLEYSGAATQREMDEAVAEAMETCPGAYCLKNPILTSAEIKKA